Within the Saccharopolyspora gloriosae genome, the region TAAGTCAGACGTGTTTCTTAATCAAGAGAACGAGAGGGCATGGCCTTGATGCAGGCGGCCGACCGCGTTGGCTCCCGCCGGGAACAGGCCGACGCCACCCGCGCGCTGCTGCTGCGCACCGCGGAACGGCTGTTCGCCGAGCGCGGGATCTCCGAAGTGTCCAACCGGCAGATCGTCGAGGCCGCCGGGCAGGCCAACAACTCAGCGTTGGCCTACCACGTCGGCACCCGCGAGGACCTGCTGCGCGCCATCAGCGACACGCACAGCGAGCCGATCACCCGCCGCACTCGGGAACTGCTCGACTCGGTGGGCGGCTCCGAGGAGCCGCGCGACCACGTGGCCTGCCTGGTGCTGCCCTACGTGGAGCACTTGGCGAGCCTCGGAAATCCCAGCTGGTGTGCGCGCTTCACCGCGCAGCTGGCCACCGATCCGGTACTGCGCGACAACCCGATGCGGGCGCCGGAGATGGAACCGCTGCTGCGCGCGGCGAACGACGCGCTGGCCGAGCACACGCCCGAGCTGCCGCCGAAGATCGCCGCCATCCGCCACGAAACGGCCCGGCTCGCGGTCCTGCACACCTGCGCCGAACAGGAGCGCGCCGCCGCCGAGACCGGCGATGCCGCCGACTGGGACCTGGTCGGCGTCGCCCTGACCGACAGCCTCACCGGCCTGCTGCTCGCCCCCACCCGCCCCTGAACCTTCCCGGCGTTCGCCACGATCAGCTCGGCGAGTGGCGGGCGGCCTCGGCGGCGTGGGCGTCGGCCGCATCGGCAGCGCCCAGGTCCGCGTCCGCGGCGATCAGGTTGATCCGCACCAGGATCGCGGCGCCGCGAGCTGCGGCCGCGGCCAATGCGGCGGCGGTGAGCGCGTCGCCGCGCAGCGCGGGCGTCGCGTCCGCCGCCACCTCGGCGGCGAGGACGGCGACCTGTTCGGCGAGCGCGGCCAGCGCGGCGGGCGGAGCCGCCGCCGCGCTCATCGCGTCCGCCAGCTCCGCGGCCCGGTCCGGATCGTCCGCGTCGCGGCGCTGGGCGGCCAGAACCGCTTGGTACGCATCGGAATCCGCGACCGCCAGCTCCGTCGCGCGCTGCCGCAGCGCCTCCGCCTGCGCCGCCCGCGTGGAGTCCCGGCGCAGCCGGGCCGTCATCGCGGTCAGTCCGGCCGCGGCCGCGACGGTGACCGCGCCGACGACGCCGCCGGTGGCGGACGGGGTCGGCGCGGCCACCTCGTCGAGGTAGTCCCGCACGCTCATGCCGAGGTCGGTCAACTCAGTCCCACGACCTGCCCGTGCTCGTCGATGTCGATGCGTTCCGCCGCGGGCCGCGACCCCAAGCCCGGCATGGTGCGCATGTCGCCGCAGATCGGGTACACGAACCCGGCGCCGACCGAGGCGCGCACCTCCCGCACCGGCAAGGTCCAGCCCGTCGGAGCGCCCAGCAGCGTCGGATCCGAACTCAGCGACAGGTGCGTTTTCGCGATGCACACCGGCAATGTGCCGAACCCGTTCGCCTCGTAGTCCCGCAGCGAGCGGGCGGCCGCCGGGGTGTAGGACACGCCGTCGGCGCCGTACACCCGCCGAGCCACCGTGTCGATCTTGGTGCGCAGGTCCGCCGAATCCGGGTACAGCAGCTGGAAGCCGCTCGGCTCCGACGCGGCCTCGACCACGGCCTCCGCCAGATCCTTCGCGCCCTTGCCGCCGTCGAGGAAGTGGCTGCTCACCGCGACCCGAGCCCCGGCGGCCTCGGCGACCCGGCGGATCGCCTCGTGCTCGGACGGGTGGTCGGTGGGGAACGCGTTGACCGCCACCACCGGCGACACCCCGTGCAGCCGGATGTTCTCGATCTGCTTGCGCAGGTTGTCCGCACCGGCCAGCACATCGTCGGGGTTCTCCGCCAGCAGTTCCGGCGGCAACGGCCGTCCCGCCACGATCCGGTGGTTGCCGGAGTGCGCCTTCAACGCCCGCACCGTCGCCACCAGCACCGCCGCGTCCGGGCGCTGGCCCGAACTGCGGCACTTGATGTTGAAGAACCGTTCCGCGCCCATGTCCGCGCCGAACCCGGCCTCCGTCACCATGTAGTCCGAGCAGCGCCCCGCGATCCGGTCCGCCACCACCGAGGAGTTGCCGTGCGCGATGTTGCCGAACGGGCCGGCGTGCACGAAAACCGGAGTGTTCTCCGTGGTCTGCATCAGGTTCGGCTTGATCGCCTCCCGCAGCAGCACCGTCATCGCACCCGCCGCCCGCAGCTGCTCCGCGCTGACCGGGGAGCCGTCGCGAGCGTAGCCGACGACGATGCGGCCCAGCCTGCGGCGCATGTCGTGCAGCGAATTCGACAGCGCCAGCACCGCCATCACCTCGCTGGCGGCGGTGATGTCGAACCCGGTCTGGCGCGGCGTGCCGTCGGCGGCCCCGCCCAGCCCGGTCACGATGGAGCGCAGGTCCCGGTCGTTGACGTCGAGCACTCGCCGCCACGTGATCCGCTGCGGGTCGAGGTCGAGCTCGTTTCCCTTGTGCAGGTGGTTGTCCAGCATCGCCGAGAGCAGGTTGTGCGCGGCGGTCACCGCGTGCATGTCCCCGGTCAGGTGCAGGTTCAGCGCCTCCATCGGCACCACCTGGCTGTAGCCGCCACCGGCGGCGCCGCCCTTGATGCCGAACGTCGGCCCCATCGACGGCTGCCGGATCGCCACCGCCGAGCGGTGCCCCAGCAGCCGCAGCGCCTGCCCGAGCCCGACCGTGGTGGTCGTCTTTCCTTCTCCCAGCGGGGTGGGCGTCACCGCGGACACGAGGATGTACTTGGCCGCCGGGCGGTCGGCGAATTCCTCGATCGCGTCGAGGGACACCTTCGCCACCTGCCTGCCGTACGGTTCCAGCAGGTGCGGGCCGATGTCGAGCTGCGCGGCGATCTCGTCGATCGGGCGAATCGTCGTGGCTCGGGAGATGTCCAGGTCGGACGGGATGGTCATGCGGGAACCTCCTGGATCCGGGCGAGGGCGTCAGCGCGCCATTGGACGGTCCGGTCGAGCTCGTTGAACGTGAACAGGTGCCACCCCGCGATGCCCGGCGCGGGCTCGTCCAGGTGCGGCCAGAGCCCGTCGACCACGGCGTCCGGCGTGTACGGCGCGAGCAGCTTGGTGACCAGGCCGTGCTGCTTGCGCAGGAACCTCAGCGACTCGCCGAGGCCGATCTTCATCGACACCCGCAGCAGTTTCGTCACGTCCACCGCGCCGGGCAGGCCGACGTGCACCGGCAGCAGCACGCCACGGGCGCGGACCTCGCCGAGCCAGGCGGCGATGCGCCGCGGGTCGTAGCAGATCTGCGACACCACGTAGTCCGCGTACTGCGCTTTGTCGGTCATGGCCCGGATCGTGGCGGCGTCGGACAGGAACGCGTGCCGCTCCGGGTAGCC harbors:
- a CDS encoding TetR/AcrR family transcriptional regulator — encoded protein: MALMQAADRVGSRREQADATRALLLRTAERLFAERGISEVSNRQIVEAAGQANNSALAYHVGTREDLLRAISDTHSEPITRRTRELLDSVGGSEEPRDHVACLVLPYVEHLASLGNPSWCARFTAQLATDPVLRDNPMRAPEMEPLLRAANDALAEHTPELPPKIAAIRHETARLAVLHTCAEQERAAAETGDAADWDLVGVALTDSLTGLLLAPTRP
- a CDS encoding cyclodeaminase/cyclohydrolase family protein translates to MSVRDYLDEVAAPTPSATGGVVGAVTVAAAAGLTAMTARLRRDSTRAAQAEALRQRATELAVADSDAYQAVLAAQRRDADDPDRAAELADAMSAAAAPPAALAALAEQVAVLAAEVAADATPALRGDALTAAALAAAAARGAAILVRINLIAADADLGAADAADAHAAEAARHSPS
- a CDS encoding formate--tetrahydrofolate ligase, coding for MTIPSDLDISRATTIRPIDEIAAQLDIGPHLLEPYGRQVAKVSLDAIEEFADRPAAKYILVSAVTPTPLGEGKTTTTVGLGQALRLLGHRSAVAIRQPSMGPTFGIKGGAAGGGYSQVVPMEALNLHLTGDMHAVTAAHNLLSAMLDNHLHKGNELDLDPQRITWRRVLDVNDRDLRSIVTGLGGAADGTPRQTGFDITAASEVMAVLALSNSLHDMRRRLGRIVVGYARDGSPVSAEQLRAAGAMTVLLREAIKPNLMQTTENTPVFVHAGPFGNIAHGNSSVVADRIAGRCSDYMVTEAGFGADMGAERFFNIKCRSSGQRPDAAVLVATVRALKAHSGNHRIVAGRPLPPELLAENPDDVLAGADNLRKQIENIRLHGVSPVVAVNAFPTDHPSEHEAIRRVAEAAGARVAVSSHFLDGGKGAKDLAEAVVEAASEPSGFQLLYPDSADLRTKIDTVARRVYGADGVSYTPAAARSLRDYEANGFGTLPVCIAKTHLSLSSDPTLLGAPTGWTLPVREVRASVGAGFVYPICGDMRTMPGLGSRPAAERIDIDEHGQVVGLS
- a CDS encoding methylenetetrahydrofolate reductase, yielding MDTSTQRLQEMLSRSRFEVLPVRGAAERAAVLPAGSTVTVTASAAKGPGATLDVAARLAAGGFHVVPHLAARSISDRAQLAELLDRAAALGSDEIFVVAGDSPTPAGEFPDALALLREMAESGRRPGKVGITGYPERHAFLSDAATIRAMTDKAQYADYVVSQICYDPRRIAAWLGEVRARGVLLPVHVGLPGAVDVTKLLRVSMKIGLGESLRFLRKQHGLVTKLLAPYTPDAVVDGLWPHLDEPAPGIAGWHLFTFNELDRTVQWRADALARIQEVPA